In Hymenobacter volaticus, the genomic window CACCCGCTGGATATATTTGACGGGTTGGGCCGTAGCCAATCAAAACGAACGGCCGCCCGTGGATCCCGGCTTCAAGTTGGAGCGGTAAAGAACCAGGTGCTATGGGTTGTTCTTGGGTGTAAACATTGAACGGGCCTAGAGAAGAGCAAGAATTGTAAATCGGCTTGCTCTTCATTCGCTAGATACTAATAATCCAAAAACAAGCTGCGCAAGGCAGAAACGCTGTAAAAGACGTTTTGCCTTGCGCAGCTTGTTTTAAGTGGGTACCGCAGTCTTCTATTACTTTTTAGTAACAGTCTGTGTTTCACGGATCATGCGCAGCATTTCCATGGTCATCAGTTGAAGGTGTTCGGTATTGTTGGTCATAAACCCGACCATCTCAATCAAACGGTCCTGCACTTCGCGGTTGTTGGCGGGTATTTGGGAAGTAAGAATCCCGCGCACCAGCCAGATTTCTCGGATGTCCTCGGCTCTTACCCGGTGCACTTGGTAGTGAGAATTGTCGGAGTAAAGCTCCACAATGTCGTCAGCGTGTAAAATGGGTGCGTTGATGCGCTTCACCATAATCATGTTTTCCATCACCACCACATAGGGGTAGCCAGGCGCCAAGTTGGTCCACTTGTCCACATAGCTGCACAGCACCATGTCCTTGTGGCGAATGATAGGCATCATACTGTCGCTCTCTACTTCGAAGGCTCGCCCGCCTTGAATAGGAAACCCAGGAATAGTGAATTTCACCAGATCTTCAACGAAGGAAGGGTCGCTGAACTGACGGCTGTAGCCGGCTTGCGCCGGAATCGGGACCAGCGACATGTTTTCTTTGCCCTTAGTGTCGGTGGTGACCACTAGGGTACGGCCGTTGTCGGTGCGCAATGGCAAGTTTTTGGTTAGTTCAATCCCTACTTCAACATCTGATGTTGTAGGTGCACTCATATACATGTTGCCTTGGCCTCGAATAAGCCATTCAGCACTTAATTCCGGGTAGCGTGTGAGTATATCCAATAAGGTTTCATAGCTAGGCTTGTTGCGTTGACGCAAAATGGAGTACAGCTTCTCGGGCCTATCATAGTTGAGCTCTTTAGCCAACTGATTCACCGTGATACCTTTATCGGCTATAAAAGCAGCAAACCGTTCGTGCAATTCCATTTTGGTGTGTTTATGTTGTAAGGTGTAGGGTATGGTACTGGTTTTCCGGTCTGTTTAGTTGCTTGCTATTCAATATTTATTGGCAATTATAATGGATATAGTTGTAATAACAACTGTTGTACTTGACGTTATGTATTGCTAACTATAAGATTGATGCCAATAATAGTTGTAAGTATAGAATGAAATACCAAGAATTGGGTACTTAATGATGCTTCCTAACTACAGTCACAATGTGTTAGAAGTGGGCTTTAAGGGCTGAGTTTGAGGAATGGGAGGAGCTAGGCTTTTCCTACCATCTTCCGGCTCCACTGCCACCGACGATATTGCGGCAGTCACTGAGCCCGCTAAAATAAGGTAGCTACCTATTGTTACAACAATAGCTGGCAATGGCACTTGCGTAGTGGTAAGCACGAGACCCAAAGCACCCAAGGCTGAGCCTATAGCGCGGAGTTTGCGGAAAAATTGGGGAGTAGGCAGTCGTAACCGGTCCCATAAGGTTAGATTTTGTTGCTGATCCATGACAATGCAGATGAAAAGGGATAGGGAAAGGCGTAGCAGAGCAGGAGTAATATCCCACCCAGGCGCTCATGCTAGGCCGACTTTATCTCAAGATTTGTTGGATACTACTCTTCGTTCAGCCTGGTATTAGCTCGCCACAAAATCTGCTCTACACGCTCGCTACGGACTTCTTGGCGTCGCGTCGAGTCCATCAGTTGATTCTGTCGCTCCACCGAAACCGATAACAGCTTGTCTAAGGCTTCCACTCGCTCATGTAGCCGCAGCACCGAATTCGCACTTTCGCGACGGCTCACAGCCGCCTCCCGCGCCACTTCCGCCCGATGTTCTTGTAATTTGATTTCGAAAGCTTGTTTATGCTTTACCTCCCGCGCCAACGCGGCCATCTGATACCCGTCTACCTTCTCCAGCAACGCAGCAATCTGCATTTCTTGTGTTCGCCGATGTTCCTTAAGAGTTTCAACATCACGCCAACTTTTGATAAAGTAGAGCACGCCTGCGGAACCTGCCGTTAATACCGACACTAGTATTCCCCAGTAACTCATAAAGTCTTGCATGACGCTCAGTATCTAAATACTCGCTGCACCCTAGAAGTCAAATAACGCGAGACAATCCGCGCAGATACATCATTACTCTTTCCTGGTTGGCCAACAAGAAAGCCAAACTCACTTTTCGGGAAGGTGTGGGGTTCGCATTTGCTGGCAGCAGATAGTGTCACGGATCTACCGGGAGCATAAGTAGTTTCAATGTAATCGGTGAGCTTGTTCATAAAGAATAAGATTAAGGGTACAAACAATGCTGATGCAAATGTTAGATTATGTTGTATAATATACAAGAAAATAAGAAAATTTGTTTCGTCTGAATGAGAGGTAATTCTCGAATAGAGTAACAGTATTTTTGTAAATACCTGTAAAATAAGATAATATTAATAAACATTATACATTGAACGTGTATAATTTTCAACAAATATTGTTGTATGAATAGCTGCCTCGTACTCTGGTAAGTGGTACTGGCCACAGATTATGCTTAAGCTTTGTACTCGCAGAGCAGTATTATGTAGAACAGTAGATGAGGTCCTTGAAGCATTGCTAGCTAGGAATACATGGTTCTTACTTAGCCTTGCTAACTTCTTGATAGAGGTGGCTCTAGCTTGTGCGCTATAAACTTACTGGTAGGTAGCTATACTAGCTATCCGATCAGCTTTGAGACTGCTCAGATTTTCTCAGAATGTGCTTGAGGGAGCTATCAGCACGCATCTAATTCAATGGGTGTCTCCAGCAGAGTCCTTTTCAACTGTTCTCGGTGCGTGCGCCACGCTGGCATAAAACGATCCATGAGTCCCCAAAATCGTGCGTTATGTAACCGCTCGTGTAAGTGTACTAACTCATGAACCACCACATATTCCAGGCAAGAAGAGGGTCTCTTGATTAGCTCTAGATTCAACCAGATGCGCTTCGCCCGAATGTTGCAAGTGCCCCAACGAGTTTTCATTTGCTTGACACCCCATTCATTCACCTGCACGCCAACCACTTTTTGCCACTGCGCTACCATTTCCGGCAATTGCGCCTTTAGTTGCCGTCGATACCAGGCCAGCAATACTTTCTCGCGTTGTTGCTGCGTACTGCCTTCTCGTATATATAAGTTCAGGGTTTGTGGCTCCTGACAAACCACGTGCGGCGTCCCATCAAACGTGTGCAACTGCAATGTATAGCCTATGCCTTGGTAATAATGTGTTTCTCCCGTAACGTACAACGACTCTACGGCTGGCTTTTGCAACTTGAACTTTTCCTGATGCTTACTAATCCACGTACGACGAGCGGCTACAAAATCCTGAATAGCTTGGTCGGATGTGCGTGTTGGTACTGCCACTCGGATGCGCCCGTCGGGGGCGTAAACTGTTAGGCGTAGGCTGCGAATATTCTTACGTACTACTTCTACTAGTAAATCACCAATTTGTACTGTTGGCATAGCGAATGGTAGCAAAACACTGGTCTCAGTGCTGCTAGATCTTCTTAGAGGTAAGTGGACTCGTTTTCAAAGAGGATGCCTGCACAACGGCGTAATTTCCTAACGTGCTGACACCGACCAATACGAAGCTACCAGACGTGCGCTCAGCTTCCAACAGCGGTAAAGAAGACAACCGAGCATTCAAATCCCTATGTATTTCAACTGCTGAATGCTTGCGTTCTAGCAGTTTCGCTTCTTGATTAGTAGCAAGGAGTGTCAGCCAAAGAAAAATAGCTTTTCGCTTGTGCCGCTCTTATTGTTGGCCTTAAGCATGTAACTAGAAAACACAAAAGCGGCCTTTCCAAAGTTGGAAAGGCCGCTTTTACAGCTATTGAGGCAGCTTTTGTGCCTACAGGTACCCAGAGCCGGAGTCGAACCGGCACACCTTGCGGTATTGGTGTTTGAGACCAACGCGTCTACCGGTTCCGCCATCTGGGCTTCACTCACTCCTTCGTTTCAGGAGCGGGCTGCAAACTTAGTCAGACTTTCGCGAATGCGCAACAGGTAACGCTTTTTCAAATAGTAAGTCTGCACTTGACGCAATGCTTGGGGCCGGGCATCGGGAGGTAAGCCGGGGTAGCCCACTAGCACAGGCTCAATACCTGCATCGAGCGTCTGAGTCAGCGCGTTAACTTCATCTTCCACCCGCTTGGCAGCCTCCGAATCGGGCTCAAATTCGAGCTCCATTAGCTGCTCATTTAAGTCCATTACTTCCATTAAAAAATCTGATGGCAACTCCTGTTTGCCTTCCTCTAATAGGCCATGGCGCCCTAAAATGTACGCCATTCGCAGATCAAAGTCGGAGAGGGTACGGTAGGCGTTGGTGTTGAGAGTAGCCAGATTCAGGATTTCCTGTTGCCGCTCTGGGCTTGCAGTAGCATGAAAGTCGGGATGATATTCACGGCTCAAAGCATAATACTGACGCTTCAGTGCCGCCTCGTCCGGCTGGAATGTCTCCGGCAGGTTGTAGAATTCAAAATAATTGGTCTCCATAGCTACCAATACAGTCTTTGCCGATTAAGGTTGGGGCTTTTGCTTCTATTGGCTGTTGCTATTCAACTCGGCCCAGGTTCTTTGTTGCTTTGTTCTGCCTTGGAACCTGGCAGCTTGCTGAAAGCCAGTAAGGGGTAGATAGGCTAGTATATGAGCCAAGAAATTTTAGCTACAGGCACCTACAGATGCTTGCAATGTCTCTTATACTACCTGAACCTGATGTACCGAAAATGCCTGGGCCGGGGTTGCAAACAACGCCTTGGTAGCGGGCCAAACCTTCCCGAATAGTTCGGAGCGCCGGTAGTTGTTTAACGCTTCCTCTGACTCCCAATGGCTGTGCGTGCAGTAGATGTGTGCATGCTCTGCATCTTGCCACAACTCTAAAAAATGACAGCCTGGCATTAGACGAATTTGGTCTTGAGAGCTACGGAAAATTTCTAGAAAAGCCGGGACTTGCTCAGGCGCAAAGGTCATGCGCACAATTCTAATTAGCATTAGGAAACAGTTTAGAGTAGCTTACTATTAAGCAGACAGAGACCTGTTCTTACTATCGATTTCTACTTAACATAATATAGAAACAAGATAGGAAACAATGTATGCGAACAAGAAACGAGATTTTATCGCTCCTAGAAGTATGCTTTTTTCAAGCTGATGGCTTATTGACCGTCGGCTGGAAAGCGCAGATCAACTTGCGAATCGAAGTGTAAGCCGAGTAGCTCCGAGGCGTTGCCCTGGTTGATGCCGATGCACAACTGGTCTTGACTATTGAAAATGCAGACGGCTTCGCCGGGGTCGGAGGCCTGAAAATGAGCTGCAATTTCGCGTACCGTTTCGCGGGCGAAATGAATCGTGAACGGACGGGTTCGGCCAATTACTTCTACTGCTTGCCGCGTGATGTCGGTGATGAGGTTGCCGTAGTGGTCGACGTGCACGACGTGGCCGGTAATGCGGTTGTCTTGGAGGCGTACTTGGCGGTTGAGCAGTTGGTAAAGCTGCGTAGTTGCGAGGCCAAGGTCCGAGAGCAAACCGCCATTGGCTAAATGTACCGCTGCGGGTGCTAGCAGGTCACGAGTAGGGGAGGCAGTCAGGCCAGCAGCCGTCCCTAAACTTACAAGTTCTTCGGGCTGGC contains:
- a CDS encoding LexA family transcriptional regulator; this encodes MELHERFAAFIADKGITVNQLAKELNYDRPEKLYSILRQRNKPSYETLLDILTRYPELSAEWLIRGQGNMYMSAPTTSDVEVGIELTKNLPLRTDNGRTLVVTTDTKGKENMSLVPIPAQAGYSRQFSDPSFVEDLVKFTIPGFPIQGGRAFEVESDSMMPIIRHKDMVLCSYVDKWTNLAPGYPYVVVMENMIMVKRINAPILHADDIVELYSDNSHYQVHRVRAEDIREIWLVRGILTSQIPANNREVQDRLIEMVGFMTNNTEHLQLMTMEMLRMIRETQTVTKK
- a CDS encoding M48 family metallopeptidase, coding for MPTVQIGDLLVEVVRKNIRSLRLTVYAPDGRIRVAVPTRTSDQAIQDFVAARRTWISKHQEKFKLQKPAVESLYVTGETHYYQGIGYTLQLHTFDGTPHVVCQEPQTLNLYIREGSTQQQREKVLLAWYRRQLKAQLPEMVAQWQKVVGVQVNEWGVKQMKTRWGTCNIRAKRIWLNLELIKRPSSCLEYVVVHELVHLHERLHNARFWGLMDRFMPAWRTHREQLKRTLLETPIELDAC
- a CDS encoding iron-sulfur cluster co-chaperone HscB C-terminal domain-containing protein, whose translation is METNYFEFYNLPETFQPDEAALKRQYYALSREYHPDFHATASPERQQEILNLATLNTNAYRTLSDFDLRMAYILGRHGLLEEGKQELPSDFLMEVMDLNEQLMELEFEPDSEAAKRVEDEVNALTQTLDAGIEPVLVGYPGLPPDARPQALRQVQTYYLKKRYLLRIRESLTKFAARS
- a CDS encoding putative quinol monooxygenase, which produces MLIRIVRMTFAPEQVPAFLEIFRSSQDQIRLMPGCHFLELWQDAEHAHIYCTHSHWESEEALNNYRRSELFGKVWPATKALFATPAQAFSVHQVQVV
- a CDS encoding SAM hydrolase/SAM-dependent halogenase family protein translates to MGLITFLSDFGYRDHYVAAVKARILQLAPTTPVLDISHAVEPFNIAHAVHVLNAVFRDFPAGTVHLIGVNDLGGPRAAWHAALYQGHYFVAADNGLLALLCDGQPEELVSLGTAAGLTASPTRDLLAPAAVHLANGGLLSDLGLATTQLYQLLNRQVRLQDNRITGHVVHVDHYGNLITDITRQAVEVIGRTRPFTIHFARETVREIAAHFQASDPGEAVCIFNSQDQLCIGINQGNASELLGLHFDSQVDLRFPADGQ